The window ATGATACAATTTATGATTTTCATAAAAAGGGTAGAACATATGAAAATGTTATTCACCTTTTGCAAAGATGGGAGAACTATTCAGAAGTAATTATCTTTACTGGCAATGGCGAAGATAAATATGAGATGATTGAAAAATATCTGAATGATAATCACATTAAATATAGAGGTATTAATTGTGATGCTTCGGTTGCATTTTCAGGAAGAAAAATTTATGCCAATGTTTATATTGATGATAGAGGAGGACTAATTCAGGTATATTATGAACTATTGACATTAATTGAGAAAATCGAAAAGGGAGAGATTACACATGAATAATTTTGATGCAAAGAAAGTAAAGAATGAGATTGTACAGTGGATTAAGGATTGGTTTAATGAGAATGGTAAGGGATGTTGTGCAGTGGTAGGCATTTCGGGCGGTAAAGATTCTTCTGTTGTAGCCGCATTATGTGTTGAAGCTCTTGGAAAGGATAGGGTATTTGGAGTTCTTATGCCACAAGGTGAGCAGTCAGACATTGATTTTTCTTATAAGCTTGTTAGACATTTAGATATCAATAATTGCATTGTAAATATTGGCGATACGATTTCCACATTGACAAATGAAGTAAAACCAAAGTTGAACAATCAATGGTCGAAACAAACATCTACGAATCTGCCGGCGAGAATTAGAATGGCTACACTTTATGCTGTGTCTCAAACCATTAATGGACGAGTGGCAAATACTTGTAACCTTTCAGAAACTCTTTTATCTTGGGAAACCAGATGGGGAGACGCTGTTGGAGATTTTTCACCATTGAGTGATTTGACGGTTGAAGAAGTTAAAGCTATTGGTTTTGAACTTGGATTACCAAAAGAATTAATTGAAAAAGTTCCGTCCGATGGCTTGTGTGGAAGTACAGATGAAGACGCTCTAGGATTTAAGTATTCTGTAATGGACAAGTATATTAGAACAGGTGAAATTGATAATACAGATATTAAAAATATAATAGATGAAAGAGTAAAGAAGTATCAATTTAAAAGAATGCCAATTCCGTATTTTTCAACAGGATTGAAAAGATACGTTGATTAATGTTGGTTGATTAATTATAGAGTTAAATTATTGTTTTTAACGGAGAATTTCTATTATGGAAGAAATAAAAATTGACTGTGTTTATAATTATAAAGGATCAACACATTCATACCTGACTGTACGCATTATGGATGTCGATAATTTTGAGATATATTCATCTCATGGAGATCTCATTGAAAAAATACACGATGTGGCTGATTGTTTATATATTTTGTATTTGGTATCCATAGGGG of the Hominilimicola fabiformis genome contains:
- the nadE gene encoding NAD(+) synthase, coding for MNNFDAKKVKNEIVQWIKDWFNENGKGCCAVVGISGGKDSSVVAALCVEALGKDRVFGVLMPQGEQSDIDFSYKLVRHLDINNCIVNIGDTISTLTNEVKPKLNNQWSKQTSTNLPARIRMATLYAVSQTINGRVANTCNLSETLLSWETRWGDAVGDFSPLSDLTVEEVKAIGFELGLPKELIEKVPSDGLCGSTDEDALGFKYSVMDKYIRTGEIDNTDIKNIIDERVKKYQFKRMPIPYFSTGLKRYVD